The Candidatus Delongbacteria bacterium genome contains the following window.
GTCTTCAGATTGTTTTTGCAGGTCACGTAGACCATGGTAAGAGTACAATTATTGGTAGATTGTTGGTTGATACAGACTCACTGCCTACCGGTAAACTTGAATTTGTAAAAAAAATGTGCCAAAATAATTCAAAACCATTTGAATATGCTTTTCTTTTAGATGCTTTGAAAGAGGAACAATCTCAGGGTATTACCATAGATTCATCACGATGCTTTTTTGAAACAGATAAAAGACGTTATATAATTATTGACGCACCGGGTCATATAGAGTTTTTACGAAACATGGTTACCGGAGCATCCAGAGCTTCGGCTGCTTTTATAGTAATTGATGCTCATGAAGGTGTAATGGAAAATTCAAAAAGACATGGGTATCTTTTAGCTATGCTGGGAATCAAACAGATAAACGTTTTAGTTAATAAGATGGATCTTGTAAGTTTCAGTGAAACTGATTTTTTAAAAATAAAAGAGAATTATTCTGAATTTTTAAATAGTTTGTCAATAAGCGATATCTCTTTCATCCCTGTTAGCGGGTTTTATGGTGATAATGTATCTCAAAAATCTTTAAATATGTCCTGGTATGATGGTAAAACGGTATTGGAAGCTTTGGAAAGTTTTGAAATTAACGATGAAGTTATTGATTCAGATTTCAGAATGTCGGTTCAGGATGTGTATAAATTTACTGGAAAAGGTGACGAAAGAAGAATTATTGCAGGAATGGTGGATTATGGCATGCTTTCAGTTGGCGATGAAATATTATTTTCTCCTTCAGGGAAAAAAAGTAAAGTCAAATCAATTGAAAATTTTGAGAGAGAAGAATATTCTGTTAAGGCAGGGTACTCTGTGGGTTTTACTTTATACGATCAATTGTATATTAAACGTGGTGAGATTATTTCTAAGAAAAATGAAACTCATCCAATTTGTTCAAAAAAGTTGATAGCAAATATTTTTTGGATGGGTAAAGAAAGACTGGTGATTGGAAAAGATTATATTCTTAAATTAGGGACTCAAAAAACTGTATTTCAAATTGAAGAAATTTTGTTTGTAATGAATACTGCTGAATTGTCAACAGATCAATATAAAAAAGAAATTGATCAAAATGAGATTGGACGAGTGGTTCTTGTGCTTAAAAATATACTTGCTTTTGAAATTTCTGATAAATTTCCAAATTTTGGGAGATTCGTTGTAGTCGATGATTATGAGATTTGTGGTGGTGGAATTATTATAGATTATCCTGATAAAGAGATCAGTCAACTGAGAGAGAACGTTAATCTAAGAAATTTGAATTGGATCAATAATAGTGTTTCCAGTGAAATGAGGTGTGAAAAATATGGTCATAAATCCTGTCTGATAATAATTAGTGGTAAAAAAGGTTCAGGAAGAAAAAAAATAGCCAGATTATTGGAAACAGAACTATTTTCGTCAGATAAAATTGTTTTCTATATGGGCATGGGCAATATTGTCTATGGTGTTGATGCCGATATAAAGTGTAGCGGTAATGAAAACAGAAAAGAACATATTAGAAGATTATCTGAAGTCTGTAATTTAATGTTACAAACAGGATTGATACTTATTGTCACAATACAGGAGATTGAGTGCTCTGATTTAGAGATTTTTGACCAGGTAATAGGAGAGCATAATCGTCTAACTGTATGGCTTGGTTCTGAATATTCTTGTAATGCAGATCTAAAATTTGATGTAAGTAATAGCGAGTACATTTCAGATGAAATAATCAATTTATTGCAATCCAGAAGTATAATTAACTAAGGAATTTTTGTGTCAGAAAATATTTTTTTATCTAAAAGTTATGTCCCACAAAAATTGAAAGAAAAGTTGCTAAACCAAAAGGCTGTAACTCTTTGGATGACTGGTTTATCTGGTTCAGGGAAATCGACACTTGCATTTGCTCTTGAACAGAAATTGTTTGAGATGAACTATCTTTCAATTGTTTTAGATGGTGACAATTTACGACATGGTTTGTGTAGCGATTTGGGATTCTCAGAGAGTGATAGAATGGAGAATATCAGACGTGTTGCCCAAACTGCTAAGCTTTTCAATCAGAATGGAGTAATTGTTATAGTTTCCTTAATTTCACCATTAACTATTGGAAGGGAAAATGCGAGAAATATCATTGGTGATAACTTTTATGAGATCTATGTGAATGCAGATTTGGAAGTTTGCATAAGTCGAGATACTAAAGGTTTATATAGAAAAGCTATAAATGGTGAAATAGATAGCTTTACAGGTGTTTCTGCTCCTTATGAGGAACCGAAAAATCCAGATTTGGTTTTAAATACGAATAATACTTCATTAAAAGAAAATTTAGATATATTATTGGATTTTTTTCTTACAATTGAAAATAAATTAGGTTAATTATTTTTCTGGAGAATATAAATGTCAGATTTTAATATTTTAACAATTCCGTATCTTTTAGCAATGTTTTTAGCTGTAAATATGGGGGCTAGTGGTACTTCACCTTCGTTTTCTGCAGCTTATGGGGCAAATATTATTAAAAAATCAATCATTCCTGGTCTGTTTGGAGTTGCTGTTTTAGCAGGAGCATTAGTTGCTGGAGGAGAAGTTTCCCTTACACTTGGTAAAGGATTACTGGAGCAATCGGTTTTTACTCCTGTTAATACTTCTATTATCTTACTTTCAATAAGTTTGTCTATTTTTTTTGCAAATCTTATTGGGGTGCCTCAATCGACCAGTCAATCTACAGTTTTAGCAATTGCTGGAGCTGCCACAGCTATTGGTGGATTAAATACTAAAAAACTGTTCTATGAGATTATTCCAACATGGTTTATTCTACCAATTATTTCGTTTGTTATTGTCTTCGTTTTGACAAAATGGATTTTACCACTTGTGAAAAATAAAGTTAAACTTGTTAAGTTCTCAAACCTAAGTAATCATCGCTATTTGAAATTTTTCATAGTGATTTCTTCTTTGTATGTCGCCTTTTCCATCGGATCAAATAACGTTGCAAATGCCGCTGCTCCTATCGCTTCACTTACTACAAATGAGATCGGCAGTGAAAAAGCTGTCATTCCGATAACTATACTTTCTATGCTCATTGTTGCTCCTTGTTTTGGGATTGGGAGTTCATTAATGGGACATAAAGTTACTGAAAATACTGGTAAAGATATTATCTCTGTAACACCTTTTAATGCTG
Protein-coding sequences here:
- a CDS encoding adenylyl-sulfate kinase is translated as MGEKLKNKDSLQIVFAGHVDHGKSTIIGRLLVDTDSLPTGKLEFVKKMCQNNSKPFEYAFLLDALKEEQSQGITIDSSRCFFETDKRRYIIIDAPGHIEFLRNMVTGASRASAAFIVIDAHEGVMENSKRHGYLLAMLGIKQINVLVNKMDLVSFSETDFLKIKENYSEFLNSLSISDISFIPVSGFYGDNVSQKSLNMSWYDGKTVLEALESFEINDEVIDSDFRMSVQDVYKFTGKGDERRIIAGMVDYGMLSVGDEILFSPSGKKSKVKSIENFEREEYSVKAGYSVGFTLYDQLYIKRGEIISKKNETHPICSKKLIANIFWMGKERLVIGKDYILKLGTQKTVFQIEEILFVMNTAELSTDQYKKEIDQNEIGRVVLVLKNILAFEISDKFPNFGRFVVVDDYEICGGGIIIDYPDKEISQLRENVNLRNLNWINNSVSSEMRCEKYGHKSCLIIISGKKGSGRKKIARLLETELFSSDKIVFYMGMGNIVYGVDADIKCSGNENRKEHIRRLSEVCNLMLQTGLILIVTIQEIECSDLEIFDQVIGEHNRLTVWLGSEYSCNADLKFDVSNSEYISDEIINLLQSRSIIN
- the cysC gene encoding adenylyl-sulfate kinase, which codes for MSENIFLSKSYVPQKLKEKLLNQKAVTLWMTGLSGSGKSTLAFALEQKLFEMNYLSIVLDGDNLRHGLCSDLGFSESDRMENIRRVAQTAKLFNQNGVIVIVSLISPLTIGRENARNIIGDNFYEIYVNADLEVCISRDTKGLYRKAINGEIDSFTGVSAPYEEPKNPDLVLNTNNTSLKENLDILLDFFLTIENKLG
- a CDS encoding inorganic phosphate transporter codes for the protein MSDFNILTIPYLLAMFLAVNMGASGTSPSFSAAYGANIIKKSIIPGLFGVAVLAGALVAGGEVSLTLGKGLLEQSVFTPVNTSIILLSISLSIFFANLIGVPQSTSQSTVLAIAGAATAIGGLNTKKLFYEIIPTWFILPIISFVIVFVLTKWILPLVKNKVKLVKFSNLSNHRYLKFFIVISSLYVAFSIGSNNVANAAAPIASLTTNEIGSEKAVIPITILSMLIVAPCFGIGSSLMGHKVTENTGKDIISVTPFNAVIISFVVATLLLLASITKGIPTSLVQLNSAAFIAISISKKGIKNTFNNKTIKKFFFVWIIAPLFAYLCSYSIILLVNKL